A single genomic interval of Pomacea canaliculata isolate SZHN2017 linkage group LG5, ASM307304v1, whole genome shotgun sequence harbors:
- the LOC112564267 gene encoding cell wall protein DAN4-like: MKTWSSTFVVTIAFTVAWCIASTEGNLCTIQMVTRNYTYLQVAATRSLVGPDQLMTFTVLTCNDATLLLSENSTDQTNNIFEIVLGGWTNSKSVIRNATQGQALVSTSHSPLSCTATRAFYIRWDLNILRIGNLTGQSGAWTPASPFLTWNMTSTHKINYVFVASWDKPGNWTFDNCSSLTSTYSSGQTASGTTTDITCCSDQVTNATTAEITSSTPAIKTTAETTTTTSTKSSASSTTATTPISSTTLTAETITTTSTKSSTSSTTATTPISSTTPAAETTATSAKSSATSTTTTTALVTAAENTVATWTTASGSQVSTNDNRVSTGATADGSASTMSVSSHSTTSDTKQCACGCKMVTSVNLSSSVLEESIRHLVGELKVQPKNTFAYSQRLNSAHDPRVSSGAIGIVGIVCMALPFGFIVCLDLVDLQRFLFQKSSRCCK, encoded by the exons ATGAAGACATGGAGCTCAACATTCGTGGTCACCATCGCATTCACTGTAGCCTGGTGCATCGCCAGCACTGAAG GTAACCTATGCACCATTCAGATGGTGACAAGAAACTACACCTATCTTCAGGTGGCAGCGACGAGAAGCTTGGTGGGCCCCGACCAGCTGATGACATTCACCGTCCTCACCTGCAACGACGCGACGTTGCTGCTGTCGGAAAACAGCACGGACCAGACCAATAATATCTTTGAGATCGTGTTGGGGGGTTGGACCAACTCCAAGTCCGTTATACGTAACGCCACACAAGGCCAGGCTCTTGTGTCGACTAGTCACTCCCCCCTCAGCTGCACGGCGACCAGGGCGTTCTACATCAGGTGGGACCTGAACATTCTCCGTATCGGCAATCTGACCGGACAGTCCGGTGCTTGGACTCCTGCCAGTCCTTTTCTGACCTGGAACATGACCTCTACACACAAGATCAACTACGTCTTTGTCGCCAGCTGGGACAAGCCAGGGAACTGGACGTTTG ATAACTGCTCAAGTTTGACATCAACATATTCCTCGGGTCAGACAGCAAGTGGTACAACCACTGACATCACTTGCTGCTCGGATCAGGTAACAAATGCCACGACTGCTGAAATAACATCATCAACACcggcaataaaaacaacagcagaaacaacaacaacaacgtcgACAAAATCATCAGcgtcatcaacaacagcaacgacaCCGATCTCATCAACAACACTAACAgcagaaacaataacaacaacgtCGACAAAATCATCAAcgtcatcaacaacagcaacgacaCCGATCTCAtcaacaacaccagcagcagaaacaacagcaacgtCAGCAAAATCATCAgcgacatcaacaacaacaacgacagcaCTAGTCACTGCAGCTGAGAACACAGTAGCAACTTGGACTACAGCATCTGGGTCTCAAGTCAGCACAAATGACAACAGGGTTAGCACAGGAGCTACAGCCGATGGCAGCGCATCAACAATGAGTGTCTCAT CGCACAGCACGACCTCTGACACCAAGCAGTGCGCCTGCGGGTGTAAAATGGTCACCTCTGTCAACTTGAGCAGCTCGGTGCTGGAGGAGAGCATCCGTCACCTGGTGGGCGAGCTGAAGGTCCAGCCCAAGAATACCTTTGCCTACTCTCAGCGTCTGAATAGTGCTCACGACCCGCGAGTTTCCAGTGGCGCCATCGGGATCGTCGGCATCGTTTGCATGGCCCTCCCTTTCGGCTTTATCGTGTGCTTGGATCTTGTAGACCTTCAGAGGTTCCTGTTTCAAAAATCTTCCAGGTGCTGCAAATAG